A genome region from Phalacrocorax carbo chromosome 27, bPhaCar2.1, whole genome shotgun sequence includes the following:
- the SMARCD1 gene encoding SWI/SNF-related matrix-associated actin-dependent regulator of chromatin subfamily D member 1, with protein MAARAGFQSVTPSGGGGGAAAGAGALGPGTPGGPVRMGPAPGQGLYRSPLPGAAYPRPGMIPGSRLAPQGPSMGPPGYGGSPAVRPGMAQASLDQARKRPAPQQLQQVQPQAVPNRNHNAKKKKMADKILPQRIRELVPESQAYMDLLAFERKLDQTIMRKRLDIQEALKRPIKQKRKLRIFISNTFNPAKSDAEDGEGTVASWELRVEGRLLEDSALSKYDATKQKRKFSSFFKSLVIELDKDLYGPDNHLVEWHRTATTQETDGFQVKRPGDVNVRCTVLLMLDYQPPQFKLDPRLARLLGIHTQTRPVIIQALWQYIKTHKLQDPHEREYVICDKYLQQIFESQRMKFSEIPQRLHALLMPPEPIIINHVISVDPNDQKKTACYDIDVEVDDTLKTQMNSFLLSTASQQEIAALDNKIHETIETINQLKTQREFMLSFARDPQGFINDWLQSQCRDLKTMTDVVGNPEEERRAEFYFQPWAQEAVCRYFYSKVQQRRQELEQALGIRNT; from the exons ATGGCGGCGCGGGCGGGATTCCAGTCGGTGACTcccagcggcggcggcggtggggcCGCTGCCGGGGCCGGCGCGCTGGGACCGGGCACGCCGGGCGGGCCGGTGCGCATGGGCCCGGCCCCGGGACAGGGCCTGTACCGCTCGCCGCTGCCGGGAGCCGCCTACCCG CGCCCCGGGATGATACCGGGCAGCCGTTTGGCGCCGCAGGGCCCCTCCATGGGGCCGCCCGGTTACGGCGGGAGCCCGGCGGTGCGGCCCGGGATGGCGCAGGCCAGCCTAGACCAGGCCCGCAAGAGGCCGGCGCCGCAGCAGCTTCAGCAGGTGCAGCCGCAGGCCGTGCCCAACCGCAACCACAA CGCTAAAAAGAAGAAGATGGCTGACAAAATTCTACCTCAGAGG ATTCGTGAACTTGTACCCGAGTCTCAGGCCTATATGGACTTGCTGGCCTTTGAAAGGAAATTGGACCAGACGATCATGAGGAAACGCTTGGATATCCAGGAGGCTTTGAAGCGACCCATTAAG CAAAAACGAAAGCTACGTATTTTTATCTCCAATACCTTCAATCCAGCCAAGTCGGATGCAGAGGATGGTGAAGGAACAGTCGCCTCCTGGGAGCTTCGCGTGGAAGGACGGCTGCTGGAAGAT TCTGCTTTGTCCAAATATGATGCCAccaagcagaaaagaaagttcTCATCCTTCTTTAAATCTCTGGTCATTGAACTTGATAAAGACCTGTATGGCCCTGACAATCACCTAGTAGAG TGGCACAGGACTGCTACAACTCAGGAGACAGATGGCTTCCAGGTGAAGAGGCCGGGAGATGTAAATGTGCGCTGTACTGTCCTTCTGATGCTGGATTACCAG CCTCCCCAGTTCAAATTGGATCCGCGCTTGGCTCGTCTCTTGGGGATTCACACTCAGACCCGTCCAGTGATCATCCAGGCATTGTGGCAATATATCAAGACCCACAAGCTCCAGGACCCCCACGAACGGGAGTATGTCATCTGTGACAAATACCTCCAGCAG ATATTTGAATCTCAGCGGATGAAGTTCTCTGAAATCCCACAAAGACTTCATGCGTTGCTTATGCCCCCAGAGCCGATCATCATTAATCACGTCATCAG TGTTGACCCAAATGACCAGAAGAAGACGGCTTGCTATGACATTGATGTGGAGGTGGATGATACCTTGAAAACTCAAATGAATTCCTTTCTGCTATCCACAGCCAGTCAACAGGAAATTGCTGCTCTGGATAACAAG ATTCATGAAACAATAGAGACAATTAACCAGCTGAAGACCCAGCGTGAGTTCATGCTGAGCTTTGCCCGAGATCCTCAGGGCTTCATCAATGACTGGCTACAGTCCCAGTGCCGGGATCTAAAG ACGATGACTGATGTTGTTGGAAATCCTGAAGAGGAGCGTAGAGCTGAGTTCTACTTCCAGCCTTGGGCTCAGGAAGCTGTGTGCAGATACTTCTACTCCAAG GTGCAGCAAAGACGGCAGGAATTGGAGCAGGCCCTGGGAATTCGTAACACATAG
- the ASIC1 gene encoding acid-sensing ion channel 1 isoform X1: MPLQIFCTISFSSEEGPRDAAATRREEDGADVFLYGQEEDEEEEEDTGAATDFVAFASSCTLHGLSHIFVEGSLGARQALWALAFLLSLSVFLYQVADRIVYYLEYHHITLLSEEDSPEMTFPAVTFCNINRVRVSQLSHEDLLYLGPLIDYEPGMELGFAPARPSPGDEDEPLNLYVFLNRTCHQLEDMLLSCSYRGEQCGPSDFVAVFTRYGKCYTFNAGQDGKPRLITMKGGTGNGLEIMLDIQQDEYLPVWGETDETSFEAGIKVQIHSQDEPPLIDQLGFGVAPGFQTFVSCQEQRLIYLPPPWGDCKAVAGDSEFYDTYSITACRIDCETRYLVENCNCRMVHMPGDAPYCTPEQYKECADPALDFLVEKDNEYCVCEMPCNVTRYGKELSMVKIPSKASAKYLAKKYNKSEQYIGENILVLDIFFEALNYETIEQKKAYEVAGLLGDIGGQMGLFIGASILTVLELFDYAYEVIKHRLCRRGKCRKNHKRNNTDKGVALSMDDVKRHNPCEGIRGHPAGMTYAANILPHHPARGTFEDFTC, encoded by the exons ATGCCTCTCCAGATATTCTGCACCATCTCCTTCTCCAGCGAGGAAGGACCACGAGATGCTGCAGCCACCAGGAGGGAAGAGGATGGAGCAGACGTGTTCCTGTAcgggcaggaggaggatgaagaggaggaggaggacactGGAGCAGCCACGGACTTCGTGGCCTTTGCCAGCAGCTGCACGCTGCACGGGCTGAGCCACATCTTCGTGGAGGGCAGCCTGGGCGCTCGGCAGGCACTCTGGGCGCtggccttcctcctctccctctccgTCTTCCTCTACCAGGTGGCCGACCGCATCGTCTACTACCTGGAGTACCACCACATCACGCTGCTCAGCGAGGAGGACAGCCCCGAGATGACCTTCCCCGCTGTCACCTTCTGCAACATCAACCGTGTGCGGGTCTCGCAGCTCAGCCACGAGGACCTGCTCTACCTGGGCCCCCTGATCGACTACGAGCCTGGGATGGAGCTGGGCTttgccccggcccggcccagccccgggGATGAGGACGAGCCCCTAAATTTATACGTGTTTTTAAACCGCACTTGCCACCAGCTGGAGGAcatgctgctgagctgcagctacCGGGGCGAGCAGTGCGGCCCCAGCGACTTCGTGGCG GTCTTCACCCGCTATGGGAAGTGCTACACGTTCAACGCGGGGCAGGACGGGAAGCCCCGGCTCATCACCATGAAGGGGGGAACCGGCAACGGCCTGGAGATCATGCTGGACATTCAGCAGGACGAGTATCTGCCAGTGTGGGGGGAAACAG ACGAGACCTCATTCGAAGCCGGGATCAAGGTGCAGATCCACAGCCAGGACGAGCCCCCACTGATCGACCAGCTGGGCTTCGGGGTGGCACCCGGCTTCCAGACCTTTGtgtcctgccaggagcagcgG CTCATCTACCTGCCGCCTCCCTGGGGCGACTGCAAGGCCGTGGCGGGCGACTCGGAGTTTTACGACACCTACAGCATCACCGCCTGCCGCATCGACTGCGAGACCCGCTACCTGGTGGAGAACTGCAACTGCCGCATGGTGCACATGCCAG gcGATGCCCCTTACTGCACCCCGGAGCAGTACAAGGAGTGCGCGGATCCGGCCTTAG ATttcctggtggagaaggacaaCGAGTACTGCGTCTGCGAGATGCCCTGCAACGTGACCCGCTACGGCAAAGAGCTCTCCATGGTGAAGATCCCCAGCAAGGCCTCCGCCAAGTAcctggccaagaagtacaacaAGTCGGAGCAGTACATCGG GGAGAACATCCTGGTGCTGGATATCTTCTTTGAAGCCCTGAACTACGAGACGATCGAGCAGAAGAAGGCATATGAGGTGGCTGGCTTGCTGG GTGACATTGGAGGGCAGATGGGGCTCTTCATCGGGGCCAGTATCCTCACAGTACTGGAGCTGTTTGACTACGCGTATGAG GTGATAAAGCACCGGCTGTGCCGGCGGGGCAAGTGCCGCAAGAACCACAAGAGGAACAACACGGACAAGGGCGTCGCGCTGAGCATGGACGACGTGAAACGCCAT AATCCCTGCGAAGGTATACGGGGCCACCCGGCAGGCATGACGTACGCAGCCAACATCCTACCTCATCACCCGGCCCGGGGCACCTTTGAGGACTTCACCTGCTAA